A genome region from Populus alba chromosome 3, ASM523922v2, whole genome shotgun sequence includes the following:
- the LOC118028608 gene encoding elongation factor G-1, mitochondrial isoform X1 yields MTRFQNGSRLLSYTFFRSKKTPSTSPNAALLQGNFQIQQHRHFSNLARVTTKEEKEPRWKDSMDKLRNIGISAHIDSGKTTLTERILYYTGRIHEIHEVRGRDGVGAKMDSMDLEREKGITIQSAATYCTWNGYQVNIIDTPGHVDFTIEVERALRVLDGAILVLCSVGGVQSQSITVDRQMRRYEVPRLAFINKLDRMGADPWKVLNQARSKLRHHSAAVQVPIGLEDDFQGLIDLVKMKVYYFHGSNGEKIVTAEIPVEMEALAAEKRRELIETVSEVDDKLADAFLTDEPISSSDLEEAIRRATVAKKFVPVFMGSAFKNKGVQPLLDGVLSYLPCPTEVGNYALDQTKDEEKVVLSGTPDGPLVALAFKLEEGRFGQLTYLRIYEGVIRKGDFIINVNTGKKIKIPRLVRMHSDEMEDIQEAHAGQIVAVFGVDCASGDTFTDGSVKYTMTSMNVPEPVMSLAIQPVSKDSGGQFSKALNRFQKEDPTFNVGLDPESGQTIISGMGELHLDIYVERIRREYKVDASVGKPRVNFRETITQRAEFDYLHKKQTGGQGQYGRVCGYIEPLPQGSTTKFEFDNMIVGQVIPSNFIPSIEKGFKEAANSGSLIGHPVENLRIALTDGAAHAVDSSELAFKLASIYAFRQCYTAAKPVILEPVMLVELKIPTEFQGTVAGDINKRKGVIVGNDQDGDDSIITVHVPLNNMFGYSTSLRSMTQGKGEFTMEYKEHSPVSQDVQMQLVNTYMASKGAE; encoded by the exons atgaccCGATTCCAAAATGGATCACGCCTCCTCTCCTACACCTTCTTCCGCTCCAAAAAGACACCGTCAACTTCCCCAAACGCCGCTCTCCTCCAGGGCAACTTCCAAATCCAGCAACACCGCCACTTCTCCAACCTTGCACGCGTCACCactaaagaagaaaaggagccACGGTGGAAGGACTCGATGGACAAACTAAGAAACATCGGTATCTCAGCTCATATAGACTCCGGTAAAACCACTCTTACTGAACGCATACTCTATTACACTGGTCGAATTCACGAGATTCATGAGGTTCGCGGTCGTGATGGAGTTGGGGCTAAGATGGATTCCATGGActtggagagagagaaggggatCACTATCCAGTCTGCTGCTACTTACTGCACGTGGAATGGATATCAG GTGAATATAATTGATACCCCAGGACATGTGGATTTTACAATAGAGGTGGAGAGGGCTCTGAGAGTGTTGGATGGTGCAATTCTGGTTTTGTGTAGTGTGGGTGGAGTGCAAAGTCAGTCTATTACTGTGGATAGGCAAATGAGGAGATATGAGGTGCCTAGGcttgcttttattaataaacTTGATCGAATGGGAGCTGATCCCTGGAAAGTTTTAAACCAG GCAAGGTCTAAACTAAGACATCATAGTGCAGCAGTGCAAGTTCCAATTGGGCTGGAAGATGATTTTCAAGGCCTTATTGATCTTGTAAAGATGAAAGTATATTATTTCCATGGCTCAAATGG tGAAAAAATTGTCACTGCAGAAATACCAGTTGAGATGGAGGCCTTAGCTGCAGAAAAACGGCGTGAACTAATAGAAACAGTTTCTGAAGTTGATGATAAACTTGCAGATGCTTTTCTCACAGATGAGCCTATTTCATCCTCTGACCTTGAG GAGGCAATTCGCAGGGCTACTGTAGCGAAGAAATTTGTACCTGTATTCATGGGCAGTGCATTCAAGAACAAG gGAGTACAGCCACTTCTAGATGGTGTACTTAGTTATTTGCCTTGTCCCACTGAAGTTGGTAACTATGCTCTTGACCAAACCAAGGATGAAGAGAAG GTTGTGCTGTCTGGAACTCCAGATGGACCACTTGTGGCATTGGCTTTTAAATTAGAAGAAGGGCGTTTTGGTCAGTTGACATATCTAAG aATCTACGAGGGTGTAATTCGCAAGggtgattttataattaatgtaaACACAGGCAAGAAGATCAAG ATTCCTCGTTTGGTTCGGATGCACTCTGATGAAATGGAG GACATTCAAGAGGCACATGCTGGGCAAATAGTTGCTGTGTTTGGTGTGGATTGTGCTTCAG GAGACACTTTTACTGATGGATCAGTTAAATACACTATGACCTCTATGAACGTCCCTGAGCCAGTTATGTCATTGGCCATTCAACCAGTCTCAAAAGACTCTGGAGGACAA TTTTCAAAAGCTTTGAATCGTTTTCAGAAAGAGGATCCCACTTTCAATGTTGGCTTGGATCCTGAGAGTGGgcag ACCATAATTTCTGGAATGGGAGAGTTGCATTTGGACATATATGTGGAACGAATTAGGAGAGAGTACAAG GTAGATGCAAGTGTTGGGAAGCCTCGTGTGAACTTCAGAGAAACCATCACTCAGCGTGCTGAATTTGATTATTTACATAAGAAGCAAACTGGAGGACAAGGACAATATGGACGAGTATGCGG GTACATTGAGCCACTTCCACAGGGGTCAACAACTAAGTTTGAGTTTGATAACATGATTGTGGGACAGGTTATACCATCAAACTTTATTCCTTCTATTGAGAAGGGATTCAAGGAAGCTGCCAATTC GGGCTCTTTAATTGGGCATCCAGTAGAAAATCTTCGAATTGCTTTGACTGATGGCGCTGCCCATGCTGTGGATTCTAGTGAACTTGCATTTAAATTAGCATCAATATATGCTTTTAGACAG TGTTACACAGCTGCAAAACCTGTGATACTGGAACCTGTAATGCTGGTGGAACTGAAAATACCAACAGAGTTTCAGGGCACCGTTGCTGGTGACATTAACAA GAGGAAAGGAGTGATTGTTGGAAATGACCAGGATGGGGATGACTCTATAATAACCGTCCAT GTGCCTTTGAACAATATGTTTGGTTACTCAACTTCTCTTCGTTCAATGACACAG GGAAAGGGTGAATTCACAATGGAATACAAAGAACATTCACCTGTTTCTCAGGATGTGCAAATGCAATTAGTAAACACCTACATGGCCAGCAAGGGTGCTGAATAA
- the LOC118028608 gene encoding elongation factor G-1, mitochondrial isoform X2: protein MAQMEIPVEMEALAAEKRRELIETVSEVDDKLADAFLTDEPISSSDLEEAIRRATVAKKFVPVFMGSAFKNKGVQPLLDGVLSYLPCPTEVGNYALDQTKDEEKVVLSGTPDGPLVALAFKLEEGRFGQLTYLRIYEGVIRKGDFIINVNTGKKIKIPRLVRMHSDEMEDIQEAHAGQIVAVFGVDCASGDTFTDGSVKYTMTSMNVPEPVMSLAIQPVSKDSGGQFSKALNRFQKEDPTFNVGLDPESGQTIISGMGELHLDIYVERIRREYKVDASVGKPRVNFRETITQRAEFDYLHKKQTGGQGQYGRVCGYIEPLPQGSTTKFEFDNMIVGQVIPSNFIPSIEKGFKEAANSGSLIGHPVENLRIALTDGAAHAVDSSELAFKLASIYAFRQCYTAAKPVILEPVMLVELKIPTEFQGTVAGDINKRKGVIVGNDQDGDDSIITVHVPLNNMFGYSTSLRSMTQGKGEFTMEYKEHSPVSQDVQMQLVNTYMASKGAE from the exons ATGGCTCAAATGG AAATACCAGTTGAGATGGAGGCCTTAGCTGCAGAAAAACGGCGTGAACTAATAGAAACAGTTTCTGAAGTTGATGATAAACTTGCAGATGCTTTTCTCACAGATGAGCCTATTTCATCCTCTGACCTTGAG GAGGCAATTCGCAGGGCTACTGTAGCGAAGAAATTTGTACCTGTATTCATGGGCAGTGCATTCAAGAACAAG gGAGTACAGCCACTTCTAGATGGTGTACTTAGTTATTTGCCTTGTCCCACTGAAGTTGGTAACTATGCTCTTGACCAAACCAAGGATGAAGAGAAG GTTGTGCTGTCTGGAACTCCAGATGGACCACTTGTGGCATTGGCTTTTAAATTAGAAGAAGGGCGTTTTGGTCAGTTGACATATCTAAG aATCTACGAGGGTGTAATTCGCAAGggtgattttataattaatgtaaACACAGGCAAGAAGATCAAG ATTCCTCGTTTGGTTCGGATGCACTCTGATGAAATGGAG GACATTCAAGAGGCACATGCTGGGCAAATAGTTGCTGTGTTTGGTGTGGATTGTGCTTCAG GAGACACTTTTACTGATGGATCAGTTAAATACACTATGACCTCTATGAACGTCCCTGAGCCAGTTATGTCATTGGCCATTCAACCAGTCTCAAAAGACTCTGGAGGACAA TTTTCAAAAGCTTTGAATCGTTTTCAGAAAGAGGATCCCACTTTCAATGTTGGCTTGGATCCTGAGAGTGGgcag ACCATAATTTCTGGAATGGGAGAGTTGCATTTGGACATATATGTGGAACGAATTAGGAGAGAGTACAAG GTAGATGCAAGTGTTGGGAAGCCTCGTGTGAACTTCAGAGAAACCATCACTCAGCGTGCTGAATTTGATTATTTACATAAGAAGCAAACTGGAGGACAAGGACAATATGGACGAGTATGCGG GTACATTGAGCCACTTCCACAGGGGTCAACAACTAAGTTTGAGTTTGATAACATGATTGTGGGACAGGTTATACCATCAAACTTTATTCCTTCTATTGAGAAGGGATTCAAGGAAGCTGCCAATTC GGGCTCTTTAATTGGGCATCCAGTAGAAAATCTTCGAATTGCTTTGACTGATGGCGCTGCCCATGCTGTGGATTCTAGTGAACTTGCATTTAAATTAGCATCAATATATGCTTTTAGACAG TGTTACACAGCTGCAAAACCTGTGATACTGGAACCTGTAATGCTGGTGGAACTGAAAATACCAACAGAGTTTCAGGGCACCGTTGCTGGTGACATTAACAA GAGGAAAGGAGTGATTGTTGGAAATGACCAGGATGGGGATGACTCTATAATAACCGTCCAT GTGCCTTTGAACAATATGTTTGGTTACTCAACTTCTCTTCGTTCAATGACACAG GGAAAGGGTGAATTCACAATGGAATACAAAGAACATTCACCTGTTTCTCAGGATGTGCAAATGCAATTAGTAAACACCTACATGGCCAGCAAGGGTGCTGAATAA